CTCGACGCCCTTGCCGAGGCCGTAGAGCCAGCCACCCTCAAAGTGCATGAAGTAGGCGCTGTAGGCGGAGAACTGCGAAGATGACCAGTAGTACCAGTCGATTGCGAACGACTCCGGCAAAAACTGCCAGGCGTGGTGCAGTTCGCCAATCGAAGGCAGGTAGAAGTCGGCGTGGCCGTCGGCGGTGTAGCCAGCTGCAGCGATAGCAGCGGGGTGCTTGCCTTCACGGCCAACCAGCACCTCAGTGTTGGCCCGGCCATCAGTCCGGCTCACAGCCTCAACCTTTACGCCGTAGTCGCCGTAAGCGTGGCGACCCGGCACATCTTCAACAGCAAAGATGATGTGACAGAGACCTTCAGGGTACTGGCGGATACCGCCGTAGATGCCGCCTTGGACTGGCCAGATTTCGCCGATGGCCGGCGGGGTCAGCTTCTGTTCTGCGTTCATGGGGTGTTCCTGTGTCGGGTGGGGTAGGGTGCATCGGGGTGTGATCTGCGCGGAAGGCAAGCCCCGCTTGGCGCCTGAGAGTGCGCCCCCTCAAGCCACGCTCCGGTGATTACTCACTGCCTGGTCGTGGTCTCGCTTTCTTCCCGAGGTTGCGAACCCTCGTGTCTCGGCTAGGTGCCAGCGCCTTAATGTCTGCTGGCGGTTTCAGATCACACTCCGATGCAGCCTGCGATGGGGAGCAGGGTATCGGGCAGTTAACGTCAGGCTGACGTGGCGGATTCTTCTTTATGCGCCCGGTGGTAGCCCGACTCGAAGAAAGCTTGCTGCTCCTCGTCTCGGCCATCCCTTTTCCACTCTTCAGTGGAGCGGTGGATAATCTCTCCGTTATGGGCTGTGCGGCGATCCTTTGGGCTGTCGTGATAGGCCCGATAACCGTCGATCCAAGCCTTCGCGTCTTTTCGGCGAGGAACGTCCGCAAACCCGCTTTTGGTGTTGTTGCCGCTGTAGTGACCGCCAACGACGCGCTTACCTTCCGCGTCGAGGATGTGCCAGGAGGCGATCCAGTTGTGATGCGCGCACGAACCCCACAAGCACAGGCGCCAAACATAAGCGCGCTCGTTGCTGATCTTGAAGCCCTTGTATTCCATCGCGTTGCCTCTAGGGCGGTTGATTTCCCGTCTGGCCCTGTCGCCAAGGCCAGCCAGTGAAATCTTTTCCCACATTACCGCCAGGGTGGCGGGGCGCATTGCATGCCCGGGTCGTTCTCTCAGTTCAGGCGTTTCACCTTCGTCAGCCGTACAGGGTGATCCCTGTCGTGGGCAGCCTTTCGGGGCTGTCTGGCGCCGGTCGCCGGTAGAGGCAATGCGGTCTGTTGGTTGTTGCGCTGGCTTTTAAAGAGCGGTGGCTGCTTTCGCTGCCGGCCGGGTGGTGTGCGCCGGCTGTGAGGCAAATATGTACCACCGGTTCACGGTAGTCAAGTACCAAAAGTACACATTTTTTGTTCGGGCACAAAAAAGCCCGCGCTAGGCGGGCTTCGTGTTCGGCGTTTAGGGCTACTGGCCCAGGGTTTTCATAATGGGGGAGAGGTACTGCTGCGCAAGCCACCAAAGACCGCCAAGGACTGAGCCAGTCACCGCGGTAAGACCAATGAGCGCCCAAACAGCGAGCTGGCCTTTTGTGACCATATGGCTAGTGATGTTCGCGAGGGTGACCTCAGCAGATTTTGCGGAGACCTTTAGCTCGGAAACATCGGAGCCGATCATCTTGGCTTCAGCCTTCAGATCAGCGATGTCCCTACGCATGTACTCGATATGGCTTTCGAGCTTTGCTACGCGAGCTTCCAATTCTGATCCTCCGCCGCCTCCGCCAGTACCATCATAGCCGTTGTCGCCGGCGTGTCGGCGTGGGAACTGGCTAATATTTGACTTATTCGTCATCTTGATCCTTGGTCTTGATCCATGTCCACACCCGAGATGCAGAAATCATCCTAGCGTGACCGCAACAGTTGCAGTTAAGCCAGAAAAACCAATTTTCCAGATCCTCATCTCTCGGGTCTGGAATTGCCAGTAGATTTGGCTGATTGTCCGGATTTAAAACTAGATCGTGCTCGCCATCTGCGCAGTCGCAGGCCATAGGCACTCGGAATGCCTCTAGAAAATCTCGAACCTGATGCTCAGTAATAGCTAGAGTTTCGTCGACGATGTTTTCAGGGTCTTGCATCAAGCTCTCCGCGCTTGGCACGCTTTGAATTATCAACGGTGGTTATCTAGGCCTGTGAAGCCTGTTAAGGAACCAATCCTTCACGGCCGACAGCCCGAATACCGCGAAGAAAGACGCCACATAGAGGGCGAAGTAGGCAAGCTCTGCCCAGCTACCGTGCTGTCGATGGAGCCATCCGTCCAGCCACCAGACAAGAACAGCAAGGGCGGCGAAAACCAGAAACGCCAGCGTCCATGCGTGCTTTTCATGTGCGTCGTAAACCTTCTTCTCTGCTGGGGTCATTTCACTTTTCCTTGCTCTCCAGGCCGGCTCCATGAACCTTCTCACTTCTACGCTTCTGGACAAGCGTGGTTATTGCCTGGATCTCTTCAGGGTCCATCGCCTGGTAGACGGCAGCCTCCAGCACAGAATCCAACAGTATTAGGATCTCTGTTGCGTGCTTCTGGCATCCAACCACCTGCCGCGCAATTGACTCAGCCTCTTCCTTGTCCATAGCGGAAAGAGCTGTCAGTACTCGGTGAATCCTGGCAAACATCGGCACGCCGGCGATCACTTTTTCTAGAAATTCAGCGTCTTTATTGGACTCGACAAACAGATCTACCCCGGCCCTCGGCCCGGCGGCCGGAATGGCCGACCCATCCGCAGCGCTGACCGCGGCAAAAACTGGGCCTACAGCAGCTCCGATCATAAATGGCAGCGCACCTGCGCCATCCCGCATTGGTCCACGCCCGTACTCCAGCCACTCAGCCCGAACCTTGAGAGCATCGGCCAGAGCAAGCATTTTTGCGCCACCGGGCATTGCTTCACCGTTTAGCCATTTACTGCTCGCCTTTGGTGTCACCCCGGCAATTTTCGCCAAACGAGCACCAGCTCCCCACGACTGGATGTCGTTGGCTGCAAGAGCTTCACGTAGGCGAGCCGCGAAAGACTCGCGGACTTCTTCTATTTGAACCATAGGTTCAATGTCGCACGCGCTTGCATGTACTTTCAGTTCCGACATAATATGTACTTGCAGTTCATATTCTCTGTTGGAGGCCCAAATGCAGGCACTCAAGAAGGCAATCGATGACGCGGGCGGGGTATCCGCCGTAGCGCTCGCTTGCGGGAAAACGCCGCGCGCCGTCTACAAGTGGCTCGCAGCTGGATGTCTCCCGCGCACCGAATACACCGGTGAAACCAAGTACGCCGCAAAAATCGCTTCTTTGGCCAAGGCCAATGGCAAGGCGTTCAAACCTGCGCGACTGCTTGCCGACGCCGCGCCCACAAAAACCGCAGCTTAACCACCTACCAGGAGCAGTACCCGCAATGAGCGACCTGACACGCCCCAGCAAAAAGAACATCAATCAGATGAAGGTCCTTCTGGACGACGAGTTTGATGGACTTCTGGAGTGCGCCGCACAGATCCACGGAACCAAGAAGGCCGTACTGGCTCGCGAAGTCCTGAAGTCCTGGCTGCTTGATGTTGTTGGAAATTCTATCCGCGACGACCGTGCGGCCTGAAGCGAATCCGTAGGGACCCAGTAAGGACCCGACAGGGACCGGAGGCGATATGCCAGAAGAACGAGGCATGGAGCTTGGCGAGCTGCTTGACCCAGGTGAGTTGGAGTTGCTGGAAGCCGAAGCGGCGAAGCGGGGGATGACCCCAAGCGATCTAGCCAAGCTCGGGATTCAGCAGGAACTGACCAGGCGAACAAGGCCAAGAGCAATGAGCGGAACGATTCAAGCGTTTCGCAGGCGGTAGGAAGCCCGGTAAGCGGGCATGAAAAAGCCGACGTACGAGGTCGGCTCATTCGATACAGCAGTTGATGGAGTAGATCATGACAAACATCGTTCCACTACGCAACACCGGGGGGTTTACCCGGATGGACAATCAGCTGATGGATGCACTGGCGGCGGTTCACCTGTCGCCATCTGAGTTCAAGACCCTGCACGCGATCACCCGACTGACCATTGGCTTCAACCAGGCTGACCGTCGCATCACTGCAGACGAAATCGCCAAGCGCACCAACATCCGTCCGCAGCACGTGTCGACTGCCATCAGCAACCTGTTGGCCCGTCGTGTGCTGTACCGGGTTGGCGGCAGCCGAGGCCAGATCGGTATATGCGATCCGTCGGAATGGGTATTCGAAGAGCCGAAGAAGGAGATGTTGAGTGAACGGAAATCCGTTGACTCAACGGAAAACGGTTCAACCAACAACGTAACGAAACTCCCGATTTCCGTTGGTTGCCATCTTTATAGTAAAGACAAACCCCAAGTAACTCTTCCTTCGGAAGAGATTACTTCCCCCCCAACGGTTGATCCGGCTCCCAGGGCTGAGCGTAAAACTCCGTTTGGGCTGAACAACCTGCTGGCCGACAACCCCCACCAGGTTCCCGAGCAGCTGCTGACCGACTGGCTGGCCCAGCGCAAGGCGAAGAAGGCCGCAGTGACTGCCACCGTCTGGTCAACCGTGAACGCCGAACTGGCCAAGTGTGCCGAGGCCGGCGTCAGCGCAGAAGCAGCGATCACGGAGGCCCTGTCTGCCGGATGGCAAGGGTTCAAGGCCTCCTGGGTGATGAGCCGCCTGAAGGACTCCGTGCCGCCAGCCGCTCGGGCGCGCAGTAACCACCACGGCTTTGCTGAGCGCGATTACCACGCTGGGCTGATTGAGCGGGAGGATGGTTCGTATGGGTTCTGAAAAGGTCGTTCGCCTGCCAAGCGTTACTGCACCACAGCAAACCAGCATTGCGGTCTGTGAGGAGCACGGCGAGTACCGCTGCACCGTAACCCGCGTCCTGAGTCGTACGTTCAGTTCGCCATGCCCGGCCTGCAAGGCTGCTCAGCTTGCCAAAGAGCGCGCTGAAGCCGTCGAGCGCCAACGGCATGAGCTGGCTTGGAAGATGGGTGATGCCCTGATTCCGAAGCGATTCAAGGGCAAGACGTTCGAAACCTATCGCGGTGTCAACCAAGGCCAAGCAAAGGCGCTGGCGCGCTGCCAGCTGTACGTCGAACAGTTCCAGCAAAACCTCCAGGCTGGTCGCTGCGTGATCATGGTTGGAAACCCGGGCACCGGGAAGACACACCTTGGCGTCTCGATTGCCCAGGCAGTCATGGCTACCACCGAGTACACCGCTGCTTACCGAACCCTCGGAGGCATTCTGCAATCCATTCGAGCGACCTTCGACGGTAGTTCTGGCCAGAGCGAGGGAAGCATCATCGACGCCTTGGTACGCCCAACGCTGCTGGTGCTGGATGAAGTCGGTGCCAGCAAAGAGGCGCCCAGCGAGTTCGAACTGTCGCGCCTGTTCTCGATCATCAACGGCCGGTACGAGCGCATGTTGCCGACCATTGTGATTTCCAATCTGGATACCAGTGAGCTGGCGACGGCCATGGGTGAGCGTTCCGCTGACCGCCTGCGCGAGGGCGGGGTAATCGTCCTCCCGTTCACTTGGGAGTCGCATCGCGGCAAGGAGAATACCTGATGAAGCGCGTATGGACCGTAATAGTCGGCACCAAGTCTTTCCAGATGGTGCTGATGGAAGGCGCCTTGGATTGCGCCGGTGCGCGCCGTGAGGCTGAGCTGATCTGGCCAGGCTGTGAGGTGGCGGAATGATCATGCGATTCCATTGCAGAACCTGCCTTGAGCGGTTCATCCCCTCTCAATTTAACCATGCAACAAGCCAGTGCCTGAAGTGCCGAAGGGATCAGCGCATAGCTGATGCCATGAAGGTCGTCTTTGAAGAAGAGATAAAAAATAAAGCTGCTGAGGAGATGGTCAGATGAGCCTCCCATCATTTCCACTCCGCACCGAGCAAGACCGTGCCCGGGCAATCCTGATCCTGCAGAAGGTCGATCTGACCAAGGGTATCACTTGGACCATGCGCGAAGAGGTCCGCAGCGACGCTCAGAACCGCCGCATGTGGGCGATGCTCCGCGACATCAGCCGCCAGGTTGAATGGTACGGCCAGAAGCTGAGCGACGAGGACTGGAAGCACATCTTCAGCGCCTCGGTCGAGAAACAGCGTGCCGTGCCGGGCCTGGATGGCGGCTTCGTGGTTCTGGGCGTATCCACCCGCCGCAAGTCCAAGAAGTGGTTCAACGACATGTTCCTGGTGATGGAGGCGTTCGCCGCCGAGCGTGGAGTGAAATTCACCACTGCTGACCACTGGGGGATTGCCGCATGATCAAGGCGAAGCCGAAGAAGTGCAGGGCGCCCGGCTGCGACAACCGGTTTACGCCAACCATGACCACTCAGAAGGTGTGCAGCATCGCCTGTGCCAAGGCCATGGCCAAAGACCCGAAGCTACAGAAGATCGCGGCCAAGGCCATCACCAAGCAGGCCCGGCAGGAGCTGCAGGAGCGCCGAGAGAAGCTGAAGACCCGCCGCGAGCACATGGCCGAGACGCAGGCAGCGTTCAACGCCTACATCCGTGAACGCGACGCCGGCCTGCCGTGCATCAGCTGCGACTCGTGCCCGAGCGATCACGACCTCATCACCGGCAGCCGCTGGGACGCCGGGCATTACCGGTCGGTGGGCGCCTGTCCGGAGCTGCGCTTTGAGCCGCTGAACGTCCACCGCCAGTGCGTGAAGTGCAACCGCAACCTTTCTGGCAACGCCATCGAGTACCGCATCCGCCTGGTGAAGCGAATCGGCGCCGATGCCGTGGAGTGGCTGGAAGGCCCGCACGCTGCCTGCAAATACACCATCGAAGACTTGAAGGCCATCAAGGTCCTTTACCTGGCCAAGACCAAAGGTTTGAGGAAGGAGGCAGCATGACGCCCGGAATCGGAATGCTGGCCCTGGCCGTGCTGTTTGCTGTGTCGGGCGCTGCTGCATCTTGGGCTGGCACGCTGCGCCGGAAACGCTTTAGCGAAGAACTGCTGTTGAAGAACAAACGAATCCAGGGGGAACAACCATGAAACTGATCAGTGCACGCCAGGCCTGGCACGATGCATTGCATGAAAGTCGCGCCTCCGTCATGGCTGTGGCAGCCGAGCAAGCAAGGCTTGGCAAGAAGTCAGGCGGCGGCGACGAAAAGGTGATCGTGTTCCTTGAGAATGAGAATGGACGGGAGGTGGCCAAGTCCTATTCGGTGCGCCGCGAAGGCATTCAAGAGAGCAGGCCTGGTAATCGTCTAACCGAATCCCGGTGCGCGCACATGCTCGTTGCTGGCCTGATCATGCAGGCAATTGACAGCCTGCCGAAGTCAGTTCGTCACTTGGGGCACTTCCTGTATTCGCCACTTGCTACCGGGATGGACCTCTCAATCGCCCATGGTCTGGTGTGGCTGGCATCTGGCCTTGACTCGTTGCCGGAGCGCAAGCGCGAGCGCGCTTACTGGATGGCCATGGCGGCGCTTCAGTCGCACAAGCGAGCAGTGCAGGGGCGAGATGGATTTGGCCCGGGCGAGGTGTGCATTTTCGTTGAAGAGCGCACTGGCGTGCGTATGGACCCTCACAACTGGGTTCGGGATTGGTCTTCAATCTGGGAGCAGCTTGCCAACAAAGTGGATGGATTTGATGCTGATGCATTGAGCCCTGTAGCCGCTGTGGTGAACGACCTGAAGGCGCGCGAACAGGCTGCTTGACTGTTTGAGTAGTGTTTGGCACTATTTTGCCATCTTGCGGTTTTACCGCTTCCGACAAGCCCAGCCATCGCGCTGGGCTTTTTTGTTGGTGCCTACATGACTCGATCCACCAGCTGGAGCTGCCTTGCGCTGTCCCTGGCCCTGATCAGCTACGTCATGCACCGCGACATCAGCGCCAACATCTTCTTGGCCACCTTCTTCATCATCCAGGGCCTGCAAGGCGGGCAGCTCAGTGCGGACAACCGGGATCGAATCAGCTTCATGCTACTGATCCTCTCCGCCGGTATCGCCGTGTTCGCTACCTGGTGCCTTCTGAATGGAATCGATCTGGGGAAGCCCCAGGCATTCGGATCAAGACCTAAATAGGACATAAGCATGGCAGACGCTTTGACCACGCCAGCCGCATGCATGACGGTGGGCGCGAGTGGTGTTGCCCTGGCGAGTTGCCTGCCAAGCATCGACCTCAACGCGGTGGTGTGTGCCTTTGGTGGCGCATTCCTATTCATCCTGTGGGCGAAAGACATCAGCATCTGGCAGCGCTTGGGGTATCTGGTTGTGGGCTGGATCGGGGGTTACTACGGTGCCGCCGAGATTCTGGCTCAGGCCTGGACGCGCACCAGTGGCATATCCGCATTCGCCTGCGGCCTTCTGACGGTGCTGGTCTCCATCAGCATCCTTGAATCGGCTCAGACCGGCGAACTGCCAAAGTGGACCAAGGCCATCCCCGGCCTGTTCGGACGGCTGTTCTCCAAGCGAGATGCCCCATGACCACGCTCGTGTCCATTGCGCAGGCCATCTTCTGTGGCGGCCTGTGCTTCGTGATCGCGTTCCTCTACAAGCGCGGTGACTCGCGCTACAAGTTCATGCCCAGCCTGTGCGCCTTCGGCCTTGCATCATTGTTCGGCCAGCAGTGGCTGAGCCTCATTGCCCGAGCGCTGTACACCGGAGCATGGCCTGAGGTCTCGCCGTACAACACCATGATCTTCGGCATCCTGTTCCTGCTGGTCGTTCGGGCTCGTGGGAATGTGGCCAGGATCTTTGAGCTGAGAAAGAAGGGCTGAGCCAAATGGCGTTCATGGTCGCAGATGACATCTCTGAGCTGATCAAGGCTGGCTTGATATGGCGCGCAGAGCATTCATGGAGCATGGCCGCTGACGCCACTCTTCATTTCGGCTTCATAACTAGTCAGCGCGACATGATTGCCCTGGCTCGTGAGT
The genomic region above belongs to Pseudomonas sp. PSKL.D1 and contains:
- a CDS encoding DUF1566 domain-containing protein, yielding MNAEQKLTPPAIGEIWPVQGGIYGGIRQYPEGLCHIIFAVEDVPGRHAYGDYGVKVEAVSRTDGRANTEVLVGREGKHPAAIAAAGYTADGHADFYLPSIGELHHAWQFLPESFAIDWYYWSSSQFSAYSAYFMHFEGGWLYGLGKGVERLVRPVRRFLQ
- a CDS encoding helix-turn-helix domain-containing protein is translated as MVQIEEVRESFAARLREALAANDIQSWGAGARLAKIAGVTPKASSKWLNGEAMPGGAKMLALADALKVRAEWLEYGRGPMRDGAGALPFMIGAAVGPVFAAVSAADGSAIPAAGPRAGVDLFVESNKDAEFLEKVIAGVPMFARIHRVLTALSAMDKEEAESIARQVVGCQKHATEILILLDSVLEAAVYQAMDPEEIQAITTLVQKRRSEKVHGAGLESKEK
- a CDS encoding replication protein — its product is MTNIVPLRNTGGFTRMDNQLMDALAAVHLSPSEFKTLHAITRLTIGFNQADRRITADEIAKRTNIRPQHVSTAISNLLARRVLYRVGGSRGQIGICDPSEWVFEEPKKEMLSERKSVDSTENGSTNNVTKLPISVGCHLYSKDKPQVTLPSEEITSPPTVDPAPRAERKTPFGLNNLLADNPHQVPEQLLTDWLAQRKAKKAAVTATVWSTVNAELAKCAEAGVSAEAAITEALSAGWQGFKASWVMSRLKDSVPPAARARSNHHGFAERDYHAGLIEREDGSYGF
- a CDS encoding ATP-binding protein, translating into MGSEKVVRLPSVTAPQQTSIAVCEEHGEYRCTVTRVLSRTFSSPCPACKAAQLAKERAEAVERQRHELAWKMGDALIPKRFKGKTFETYRGVNQGQAKALARCQLYVEQFQQNLQAGRCVIMVGNPGTGKTHLGVSIAQAVMATTEYTAAYRTLGGILQSIRATFDGSSGQSEGSIIDALVRPTLLVLDEVGASKEAPSEFELSRLFSIINGRYERMLPTIVISNLDTSELATAMGERSADRLREGGVIVLPFTWESHRGKENT
- a CDS encoding recombination protein NinB, which translates into the protein MSLPSFPLRTEQDRARAILILQKVDLTKGITWTMREEVRSDAQNRRMWAMLRDISRQVEWYGQKLSDEDWKHIFSASVEKQRAVPGLDGGFVVLGVSTRRKSKKWFNDMFLVMEAFAAERGVKFTTADHWGIAA
- a CDS encoding recombination protein NinG, with the translated sequence MIKAKPKKCRAPGCDNRFTPTMTTQKVCSIACAKAMAKDPKLQKIAAKAITKQARQELQERREKLKTRREHMAETQAAFNAYIRERDAGLPCISCDSCPSDHDLITGSRWDAGHYRSVGACPELRFEPLNVHRQCVKCNRNLSGNAIEYRIRLVKRIGADAVEWLEGPHAACKYTIEDLKAIKVLYLAKTKGLRKEAA
- a CDS encoding putative holin, with the translated sequence MADALTTPAACMTVGASGVALASCLPSIDLNAVVCAFGGAFLFILWAKDISIWQRLGYLVVGWIGGYYGAAEILAQAWTRTSGISAFACGLLTVLVSISILESAQTGELPKWTKAIPGLFGRLFSKRDAP
- a CDS encoding phage holin family protein, encoding MTTLVSIAQAIFCGGLCFVIAFLYKRGDSRYKFMPSLCAFGLASLFGQQWLSLIARALYTGAWPEVSPYNTMIFGILFLLVVRARGNVARIFELRKKG